The Phyllopteryx taeniolatus isolate TA_2022b chromosome 19, UOR_Ptae_1.2, whole genome shotgun sequence genome includes the window AGTTCTACAGGGCCCTGAATATCCGCGTGGCCCTGGTGGGCCTGGAGGTCTGGAGCGACGTGGACAAGTGTCCCGTCACGCAGGACCCCTTCACCACCCTGCACGAGTTCCTGGACTGGAGGAAAGTCAAGCTGCTGCCTGGCAAACCTCACGACAACGCCCAGCTCATCAGGTGGGATTCACTCTTgccgaggggaaaaaaaaagagtaagagGGGTTTGGTATTtcttaattaaaatttttttgtcTCGCCCGTCAGCGGGGTGTACTTCCAGGGGACCACCATCGGCATGGCGCCCATCATGAGCATGTGCACAGCGGAGCAGTCCGGAGGAATCGTCATGGTACGCGTCGTATTAGCACGGACAGAGGTGCAATTTCAGCGGCTCGCGTAATCGCGTCTGAGTGGAAACACGACGCCAACGAGGCTGGGAAGTTGTAAAGACACGGCGGCGCGGCGGCCGTCGTTTGCTGTGTAAACCGTAGCCTGTCATTAGCTGTcctgttgtttttaatcaacatttacaGCTCCTTTCCAGATGTTTCCGCGCTCTCGTCATCCCAGATGACACAAATTGCCGGCTATGATGGCATAGCATCTTTATATTTAACGCCGTGCACTTTATTAGGCACACCTGGAGCCCCCTACAGCGCATCTGCAAAGTAGTCGCAGCGCtcaactttttccacattttgttaagTTACAACCAAAATCGATTACAAttctttttctgtctttatttattcatctatttacgCACcacatcccataatgacaacgtgaaaaactttttttttttttttttttttgcaaattcacTCCACTTACGACAGCAGAAACGAAATCAGACATGCATCAGTATTGACtcaattttggcttctcacgtTGCAAATGCCTTTGGCGATGTTGTAGCGTAACAATTCGGACTGTTGTCCaccttcatttcctaaaaacgAGACAacctattgatgttgcactttcccaaAACTGAGACCAGTACCGAGATATAGGCGAAATTTGGTGCGCCCTTCCACGAATAGTTATTAAGAGGAGGCAGAGACGGGTTTTAACTACTGTAAACTCCAtaaacagttgttgttgttcccacagagctgAAAGAATGTACGCCTGTCATTATTGTCAGTTGCTCCgtttgtatgcgttgctgctccgtgtgtgttaaagtagcagttgtttgatggTGTAGAAATACCGTACCATCTATagtaatttctgttagcccgtcTTTGGCATTTCACTTTATGCTCGTGGACATTTCATCAAGACAAAAATACGTGGTTTGGTTgaccattttggtgtttaaatgtacaatgttgAATTatcttttatttctatttatgaacaattcatttttttttttcatttttccataAAAAGTGTGACGCGGGTAGCGAGGTGCCTTTCCTTGAGAAGCACTCGTCTACCACATCATGTTAAGTGAGTCCGATAACGCAGAGACGTGTGGCTGACTTTGGCTTGGTTTCCAGGATCATTCGGACAACCCGCTAGGAGCCGCGGTCACGCTGGCCCACGAGCTGGGCCACAACTTCGGCATGAACCATGACACGCCGGAGCGGGGGTGCGGCTGCCGGGCGACGGCAGAGCGCGGCGGCTGCATCATGACTCCTTCTACCGGGTGCGCAAACgtgtttcttgtttgtttttgttgcatcttTGAGCAAAGTGTGCCATGAAATTGCAGaggggtttgttttgttttgtttttacgacCGCAGCTGCGCTAACGGCCTGTGGCTACGTTGAGTCTTTGTGGAGGGGGAAGTGATTAGTTCAGGTACAGTACACAGCACGCCTTAAACCCTGCGTGGAGGACTTAAGGGGAATAAAAACAGGCAAGTTCACAGACGCCGGATCAAGGGTGGGCAAACTGTGGCCCACGGGCTACATACGGCCCGCTCCATTCTTTAACTCATCCAACTGTCGTGGACGTTGTACTCGTCAACAGCTCTTTCTCAGCCTTGTTTTTGAGGTGTCACAACAGCAAAGAAATATTACCATCAAAGTCACTGGCATGTTTCTTTTTCACCAAAAACTCGTTTCCTccactttttggtcagaaaccaaCTCATGTTCTACTGCGGATaactaaagaacagaaaaatgtCGAaacaaatttagagtctcctctttcttttggtatGTTTGTTATTTTCTCACAGAGCAAAACAGTAGGCAATATGGCGAACTGCCTTGAAataatggcagtgaatgagttaagtagtTTTAAAAGATTGACATGTGACTatttttggaaagaaaattgACTATGTCatattatttcagctatttTTAGGTGACAGTGTAACAATCCCGCCTTTGTGTCTTTTTCCAGTCCCCTCTTCCTTATTCCCAGCCAGTCGCTATTCTTTGACACACATGCAAGTTTAATGTCAGAAAATCTCTCCGTGGCGACTGATAAATACTTAAGCACCCCTGAGAACCGTCTTgttccacgtttttttttttttttgtgaatattttaaACCGGCGTTGTTGTTTGCACGCCAGCTCTTTAAATTCGACTAAATGTCGAGGGCTAAACATAGAAATAATAATCACATAAAAATAAGACGtgacttgtgtttttgtttgtttttttgtgatgcaaATAATCCTCATTGCTCCGCGTTGTGCTCGGCGTGCGCTTTTTAATCCGGGATTAACGCGACAATGTATTCAAACACACAACTCTGCTATCACCTCTTTTTTGACGACACTCGCACCCCCAATCAtggtttaatttctttataaCGCCTCGCGGCTTAGCACACAGTCCATTGTGAGCGTTTCAGTGTTGCTCATCCGCAACTGCACCGTagtgaacccccacatattcacagattttatttatttttttgtctggaaCCAATCCTCCGTTATatgccaaaaggtgagtttaatgactAAATAGCGTTTGTGTTAAAGGGCTAgtgtgcatatttgtttgcccataTGTGGTGTCATGTCAGTTTCAGATgttcagtccatccatccattttctgagccgcttatcctcacaggggtcgcgggagtgctggagcctatcccagctatcttcgggcagcaggcggggtacaccctgaactggttgccagccaatcgcagggcacatataaacaaacaaccacaagTACAGAATACAGTCGTTTATGCAACATGGGtccatgattgtgtacatgctagaagcttggtgttgatgctttatgatcctcttaCTATGCCTTGATATGATTCGTTTTGAGTTTCCAGGTTATACGCAGGTGAGAGAGGCTGTTGATTCTCTGTGGGGATATGTATGCGTGATTAAATACGACGCCTCTAATTAGGcttgttttttaactttttatttatcgAAGGGGTGCGTCATCTCTGTCAGGATAAGTTATGACGTGCGGTGCCGCCCGGTGTGTCCCGTGTGATTTATGGTATTTGTTATTAGAAACGCCTTCTACGGTTCTTCTTTATCTGTTGAGACCATCGCACGTGCATCATTTGAGGATGAGCTCAATAAAAAACAATCAGGCGGGCGTGGACGGGCGATCTCATCCAAAAACACTCCATCATGCATTTCtgcatgtagttgtcctacttgtGCTCATAAATGTCATacattggtggaaaaaaaacttgactaGCGAGACATAGTTGCTCTATGAAAGTGcactagtcattctactagtgcactgaattgtcttatgAGTGAGGACAGAGCGTACGTACTAGTACGTAgcccttaagatggatatcaaggagACGTTATACAGCGGAAAAGCCGACTAGAACAGCGGATCTGTGCTGACTGGTTCATTTTGAACACCGCCACATCTTCAGatataaaagggtgtgcacacttgcgcaagcacattattgtttattttgactttccCCTTGCTAAAAGATTCAAAAGAAGAGTTgtgcaggttataggtcacattaatgaagtAAAaagtttggaatttttttttttttcttcttctaacaCATAACACTGCTTTTTagcaagggtgtgtagactttttaaatcCCCTTGTAAATGCTGAAAGGTCTTTGCATACGTGCAGGTATCCCTTCCCTACCGTGTTCAGCAGCTGCAGCAAGAAGGACCTGGCGGCCAGCTTGGAGAAGGGCGTGGGCATGTGTCTGTTCAACATGCCCGAGGTCAAGGTGCTCTACGGCGGGCAGAAGTGCGGCAACAGCTACGTGGAGGAAGGCGAGCAGTGCGACTGCGGCGAAGTCGAGGTTGgcatctgcacacacacaccaaaaaataaaaagaatctcAATCATGCGACAATGAATTGCCTCTGTTGAGATTTTCAAACACGAATCCAACACATTCTTGGATGAAATATTTTAGCTCTTTGTCACACACAACCACCAGATATAATAAATGGCACAAATTTCAATGTCCTAGtatttcaaattatatttattattcaaatgattTTCCTGgtgtgtaggtttttttttttttgctccctgAAATTGTGCCCGGTGCTTCTTAGGGTGGACAATATTATGACATTTACAAATAATGCTATAATTTTAAAGCAGTAATTTAGtattatacatatactgtacaatatcaaattttaatttttacaatatacattttaattatccTATTATTTAAGTTTCAACttggaaatatttttaatattttttttgaatgtatCCAAATTTATATTtactaatacaaataaaagaaaaatcataatcCTCTTCATTTTCTGGATTTAAAAAGTATAAACTGAAATGCAATTTAAACAACATACAAACTGGTCAACAGTTTCATcaaatttaataacaaaaaggaacatttacaacagaaatataattttatacCTGACACATGAATACAACTACCTTTATTTCttatttgtactgtataattaCTTTATATAATggtaatttatttgttattactgAAATGAATAACAGTTGATTTGGTGGAATGTGTTCCGTGCACAGGAATGCACGAATCCCTGCTGCAACGCCACCACCTGCACCCTGAAGGGCGACGCCACGTGCGCCCACGGCCAGTGCTGCCACGACTGTCAGGTACGGCGCTCCGTCGGCCGTCCTGCGCTCACCGCTCACCCCTGCCCGCGCACGCCTGTCATTTACAGCTGAAGCCGGCGGGAACTCCGTGCCGCGAGTCGGGCAACTCGTGCGACCTGCCCGAGTTCTGCACGGGCGACGGCCCCCACTGCCCCGCCAACGTCTACCTGCACGACGGGCACGCCTGCAGCGGCGTGGACGGCTACTGCTACAACGGCGTGTGCCAGACGCACGAGCAGCAGTGCGTCACGCTGTGGGGGCAAGGTAAGGACGGAGAGGGCGGCGCAAGCCCGCCGCCTCGGCTTGACCGGTCCAGTTAATGACTTTTCTGCGTTGCAGGTGCCAAGGCCGCGCCCGGCATCTGCTTTGAGAGAGTCAACTCGGCGGGCGATCCTTACGGCAACTGTGGCAAAGACGCCAAAGGATCCTTTGCCAAATGTGACGCGcggtaaggggggggggggtgacatcGTGTAGCATCTTTCTTATATCTACACATTTGATCGGCGCAAATATATCCACTTTaagcctccagtggctggaGAACATCCCACTGGGTTGTCCTGGGGCTTTCCCACGCTaagacaacgaggcgctcttaAGTGGCCACGCAAGCGCGACGCCCCTGTCCACAAGCTGGTTGAACggctgccatttttttccaaccTTGCTCTTCCGCGTTCTCTTTGGGATGTGCGTGCACTCACAgccgacaatgaggcgctctaaagcggccacgcaaGTGCGAAACCCCGGTCCacaaattgggggaaaaaaataataataatctgcccTCCTCACGCTTCCATATTTCTCTGCTTAAGTCACCCGGCGTCATCTCTGCGGCTTGTTCAGGCGTCGCTAATGTTACGTCCGCTTTTGCAGGGACGCCCAATGCGGCAAAGTCCAGTGCCAAGGGGGCGCCAACCGCCCCGTCATCGGCACCAACGCGGTCTCCATAGAAACCAACATCCCCTTGCAGGAGGGCGGCAGGATCCTGTGCCGCGGCACGCACGTCTACCTGGGCGACGACATGCCGGACCCGGGCCTGGTGCTGACGGGGACCAAGTGCGGCGACGGAATGGTGAGCCCGCCACCGCCACCCTGACCGCGTAACCCctcgtcctccattttgttgtCGTCTAAGgagattactttttttgttggtcTTCAGATGTGCCTGAACCGCCGGTGCCAGAACGTCAGCGTTTTCGGCGTGCACGAGTGCGGCGCCAAGTGTAACAGGCGAGGGGTGAGTGCGCCATGGCGTCACCCGTACTTCCGACGGAACCACTAGTAGACAGCCACTCCGTTTAGCTTCCTCGCCCGCGAGTTCCGCTGGATTAATATGGATGACCTTGAAGGACATTCCTTCAAAAATCCTAAACCTTTTTGTGACTTCTCTGGTGGTGCAAACGGAattgtcattgtcatcatttcagttcagttcagtgctTGTCAggccctttttttttgccaccagcTTTTTTATGATCCAAACTGAACTGGTCTCTTCACTTGAAGGGTGCACCTCCACCTTTTCTCCTGGAGAGTCGTTAGGGAGCCTCACAATCCGTCATCCGGGACGCCAAAAGCCGCCCACTCAATTAAGCGTAATGGCTTCACTTATGATTAGCCCCCAGGGCCATTCATCAAAGTCCCAGGTGCTCgtccttgtaaaaaaaaaaaaaaaaaaaaaaactgatgccAGGAATTGATTTCACACCACTAGGGAAAAAAGTGACACACAAAAGTACAGTTTGGTAGACTATTATACAGTGTTTTCATCCTCTCAGTGATACTGTAAAAGCTACCGATTACAGTGGAGCATCcaattttccacttttttttccccgaggGTACAATATTGAAAGTGGGAAGTGATTCAAAGCACCAATAAATGGGCTTTGTtatgaggtttttatttttttttttaggccttgAATGAGGTGCATGATTAAACTTGACGGCTGTAAATGGGCTTTTCCGAAGTTTTTGGAGGGTTTGTATGGGTGAGAGGCGTGCACCGTCCTGTCTGAATATTGAAGGGACCGATATTTTCAAGTTCTGTGACAATGTAAACACTGAACCTACCAAAGAAAACGTAGACTCTTTTGCTACTACTTtacattctttagtaatcagcaccaAAACAACCTTTTCTCACTATCATGGCACACCATTTCTACTGTACTACCTACCGTGACACATGCTGTTTATATCCTACATGTACGTCTGTGTGATGCCTAAATTTGTCCGACTTCTGAGGTACTGGCATTTCTCTTCCTCATAATTCACGTGACAAGCCGCGATTCACCCCCAATCTTGATCTTCTAcccaaaagctgtgctgatgtcaaatccaaagcaatgcaaCGTCGCCATCTGCTGGCGTCCGTTTGCCGTCGCAGTTGtgtacaaacctgaatttcacatttgaatttCAAATTTGGGAATAATCCCAATTCTGCATTGGCAGGtgtgcaacaacaacaagaactgTCACTGCGAGGCGCACCACGCACCTCCTTTCTGCGACTCGCCCGGTTTCGGGGGCAGCGTGGACAGCGGTCCCGTCCGACTGGCAGGTAAACTCAGCAAAGGCGTCGCTTTTATCGCACTTCGGTCACTTTAAGCCCAACTTGTTTTCCGAGGACAGACGGCGTCCACGTGACGGCGGGTGTCCTGGCGGTGCTGCTCACCGTGGTGGGCGCCGCCGCGGTGGTGTGCATCAAGCGGAAAAGCCTCCAGCGGGTGCTGTCCACTGCCAAGAAGGATCCGCCTGACaaattcaggttttttttgttttgttttttttaaaccacgtCCAATTGAGTTTATCTTGTTGTTGACAGGGGTTTTGTTCTCGCAGGTCTGTAAGCGCCTCAACGGGCGCGGCGTCCACCCCCAAGCGACATCAGCCAACAAGCGTGGCGTCTCCTTCTCGACCGGCACCGCCCTTGCCTCACAGCGCCACCATCTTTAAGGTACAGCGAACCCCCGATTATCGCAAGCCGCCATGGACAGACCATataaaaaacgtttttgttttttttacacttcacaaatgctttaaacacatttcacgTTATTAAACGCACTTGTTCAAGTATTTCTTAAAGTAttctctcgctgtcaagaaatgggagactatcgtataacatcactttgaggaaataaaGACTCACACAGCTCTCCAAATGAGGcacagtgtgcttgcttcaagcagtttgtcactcccagttgatgtTTACTGGAAAACTAACCCATAAAACAACATAAGAATTCAACATTGTATATTTGAACCCCAAAATGTTTAATCAAACGAAACCaatgtctgctagcttaatgctagcataTAATGGGAAATCCCTTTAACGttgaaaaaactcaaaatcttaccgagaatgtgtgtcttatttctagtcaaaactaatcTGGTTACACTTGAATTAAGACTCATCACCTAACTTGTTTCTAgacaattttcatttgtttaaaaaaacaaaaatcataattttaaaaacaagggttcaattatttttttttttcatattgaaaTTACAAAGTTCTCTTGCAGTATTTCATGTGAAATTTTGCTTGAAACAAGataaaattgtctaaaaacataATACTTTTAAGGTGATTTATGTGTAACCAGATTAGTTTTTGCTATTCCTTCAATtctgcccggcatgttgtggcaaAACGTGGCACGACACCGAAGGCGTGCAACTCTATTTGTACAGcgtgtatactgtaaaaacccaatAAAACCACGAACGGCAAACTTGCGCGATACATCAGGAGTGCGGACAATGAAGCGCAAAACATCTGCTGTTGGACTGTTCGTGTCAAATTTTGCTGTCTGTGCTGATGTCACGGCGTTACGGGACTCGCCTCACCCTGCAAGCCGGCGGCCCTCCCACCATTCCTCCCCCGCAGCTGCTGCGCATTAGTCGCGTTTGAGGCATGTGGTTCTCATCGTGGAGGATTTCCCGAGGATGTTTGATGTGGAGCGCGCTGCAGGTGAGGTCATCCTCCTCCCCTCGTGGTCGGGGTCGGGGGCTGCCACATGAGCTCATGTGTACACTTTGAACATCTGGTCCAAACACAAAGCGCTGATATTTTGGCCTGTTTCACTGTGGCCCGCCTCCAAGTGAGACCACATGAGGATGACCGAGAAGAATGTTCCGTCTTCCCACAGCCTGATAATTTGGCTCGGTTCTAGTGTGCTTCTGCTCACACAGGTGGGTCTGTTTAGCTGTGCCGCACCTCGAAGTGAGACCGCATGAGGATGATCGGGCAGAAAAATGTTCCATCTTCCCACAGCCTGATCCCGACTAAACACAAAGCGCTGATGTTTTGGCTCGGTTCTAGTGAGGTTCTGCCTCAACGGGGGTCGTCTATGGAGGCCCACATTTCGCGTCCTCCGAATGAgacatgatttgtttgtttttttgatggcTTATTCTTACATGAACGATTGTCCATCTTCGCCGCACCCCCCTCCCCGTGGGCCACAGGCGCAGCTCCCGCCACCGCCCTACCCGTCGCACAGCCTGCGCCGCTTGCCCCGGTGCCAGCCTCTCTCGCTTAGCGTGTCGCTGGCCGCGGCGCCGACCACGCCTCCGCATCCTCATCCTCACGTCCGCGTGGCGCTGGCGAGAAGGACGGCCGTCGCGTTCCGTGGCGCTGCCCCCCTAAACGCCTGCAGGTTGGTAAGTATTGATCGTCCGTCAATAACAAATTGCTTATTAAGTAAATTTGtcatgaaacaaacaacaattgtcgTTCATTAGTGGGcaatttaataaatgaaagaCATTTGAATTGTGAATAAATGtaggttttattattattttgtatctatttatttagtttatttaattttgatacagaaataaatacaaaatattgtaaatacaatgattttttttcataaataccACATCAAATActttaaatacattcatttgatTAAAGAAGTGAggaatgaaaaaaagatttcactTATTAATGGGCAATTTATTACATTGCAGTCATCAATAGATgtttcaattaattaattttaatttcataaaaagtTACAATTTTTGTACCCCCCCAAAAACCTCCATACACTTGTGTACTAGGAGCGCCCTCTCGTGGAGCTTCTCTGCTATTGTTGTTCTCTTCTgtcaggaagtggagcggcccGGCCCCCCCCAGAAGCCTCTGCCCGCGGACCCTCGGACCGCTCACGCCGCACCCGGACCCGTGCGTCCCCACCCTGCAAAGTGAGTTCATAAAAAACAAGCGCTCCTCttcttacatttaaaaatcccattgaatagttatttttttttaatctttgaaAAAGTACtatcaaacaaatacaaatcaatGCGTCATTTACTATTAAAGTGAACCTCCACTTCTTCACAATTCAGCATTTACAAATTTGCCTATTTTGTGACTAAGCATCGGAAATTATGAACATTAAAGAAATATAATAGAATGCTGtgaaagattttttaaataaattatgaagttctatttttcattttatctaaaaggcaaaaacatacaatagtaatacaattataattaaaaaggaaataatacatgaaaaaattatatagtttttaattttatcaaaaaaaaattattcactgaaaaactcctATTCGTtgattttgtgctcaggccaaagcactGTCCAatgtaaaagtattgctttggcgcccaCTTAAGCCCTCTTGGTGCCAGGGCACTATGTTGAAGtaaattgaggagcttcatatAGTCCTTTGCCATCatattgtggcatctatagTCAACCCCCGCATATCTGCGATTCAACATTCACTTACTGGCTTATTTTTTGTAGTCAGGCCAAAGCCACGTCgcatataaaaatatttatttggcgCCATCCGGTGGcagttctattttatttttattttttatttttattttagaagtCTGGCCATGCAGCCCGCCACGCTGCCCAAGCCCCGCGTGGTTTCCAACGTCAAATACAGCAGATGATGACGTTGCCCGCGGCGATGGTGGAATTGTTTGCACTATGGTCACCTTCAAAATGGCGGCCCTGACACGCCTTCTTGGTGCTACGAGTTCAGGTACACGCAAGTGAACTATTTATATGACCCCTATTTATTTGTGGCCACACAGGGCACTGTGCCtgacactttatttttttttaaacacatataATGACTCTTACGAGCCAAGATTTTACAGCCATTTCTTTGTTTCTTCATCTAAAAATTGATGGATCGTTATAAAAGTCAATATGTGCgcaacagtggtgccttgatttaaAAGTACAGCCCTGCCgatatggaatttttttttttcaagcccgATACCAATATTTGGCAGAAGAAAATTCTCAAACCCGAGTAATCGGCCgataaattcaaaaaaattgataatgaataaaataacttattttttggtcccttaatgcttacaacaataaagatatgaattacaggcagaacatttgactgtttttcaATACTTTGTCCATTTGAATTTGCTTAACTTACAACAGAGAGTAAAATCGGCAAAAAGATTGGCAGATTTTTGccgattttaaaatgtttctttgaatgatctttgtcttatgttgtaatgtgttaatgtttaaaaaaaaaaaaaacaataatgaccGATTTTTGCCAATTGGAAAAAAGTCCTAATATCAACCAATCAAATTGGCGAGCCGATTAATCGGTCGGGCCCTGCTTAGGAGTGCTCCAACTTGGACGAGTTTTTGCAGTTCCGAGCCATCGCttagtttttgctttgttttgtgagccaaaaaatgtcatttcaatgaggaaatttgGTTTGAGTAACTGGAGTTACAAGCTTGCTCCCGGAATGAATTACACTCATAAGTCAACACACCACTGTACAGTTGAAaggaaaagtatgtgaacccctTGGCGTAAGATTGAACCACAAGAGCCAATCAAGACAGAGTCAGGAGTCAGCCAACCTCGAGACCAATCAATGTGACGAGACTTTAGGCGTTGGTTAAAGCTGCCTGCCTTTTTCACACATCAATTTTTTGGAATTgtcacaatttgttttattttacgcATACCATTATGATTTCacgtcagtttaaaaaaaaaaaaaaattgacattctACTTTTTTTAAGTCGCTACATTTTGgtacatttttatctttttttgttacaaTCACTTTTTTGTAGTTGCATTTTTTAAGCAaccagttttagtttttttggggtcactttttcatgtcactttttttcttttacagttaacagttatgcaaaaaaatttaacctgtcattttttaaaaactgtaaaaaaaatttctacATTTGTTTACCTTTTTACCAgtcacatgtattttttttttactagtcacattttttattctcacaatttttatttttatttttaatcttgtAACTTTTTTGGGGTT containing:
- the LOC133468968 gene encoding disintegrin and metalloproteinase domain-containing protein 12 isoform X2, whose translation is MAGGNLGILTAALLACACVSARHPAGGSWGVERQPAAKQKLYGTTVPLQLVGQDWTPMHLLQSQSHPTSLKLLIEAEGEQLLLTLRKNQGLFASNYKETHYLHDGTAVADSHNSLAHCYYHGEVEHDPDSDVSMSTCDATLKGLISVDGKSYVVEPAARGAHGTHWIYATQHLRLASGTCGHHFNVFEPGPPPDRDPFKSFSTRHKRHIQTTTKYVELIIVADNREFQKHGKDVEKVKQRLAEIANYVDKFYRALNIRVALVGLEVWSDVDKCPVTQDPFTTLHEFLDWRKVKLLPGKPHDNAQLISGVYFQGTTIGMAPIMSMCTAEQSGGIVMDHSDNPLGAAVTLAHELGHNFGMNHDTPERGCGCRATAERGGCIMTPSTGYPFPTVFSSCSKKDLAASLEKGVGMCLFNMPEVKVLYGGQKCGNSYVEEGEQCDCGEVEECTNPCCNATTCTLKGDATCAHGQCCHDCQLKPAGTPCRESGNSCDLPEFCTGDGPHCPANVYLHDGHACSGVDGYCYNGVCQTHEQQCVTLWGQGAKAAPGICFERVNSAGDPYGNCGKDAKGSFAKCDARDAQCGKVQCQGGANRPVIGTNAVSIETNIPLQEGGRILCRGTHVYLGDDMPDPGLVLTGTKCGDGMMCLNRRCQNVSVFGVHECGAKCNRRGVCNNNKNCHCEAHHAPPFCDSPGFGGSVDSGPVRLADGVHVTAGVLAVLLTVVGAAAVVCIKRKSLQRVLSTAKKDPPDKFRSVSASTGAASTPKRHQPTSVASPSRPAPPLPHSATIFKAQLPPPPYPSHSLRRLPRCQPLSLSVSLAAAPTTPPHPHPHVRVALARRTAVAFRGAAPLNACRKWSGPAPPRSLCPRTLGPLTPHPDPCVPTLQKVWPCSPPRCPSPAWFPTSNTADDDVARGDGGIVCTMVTFKMAALTRLLGATSSGTRK
- the LOC133468968 gene encoding disintegrin and metalloproteinase domain-containing protein 12 isoform X1; this encodes MAGGNLGILTAALLACACVSARHPAGGSWGVERQPAAKQKLYGTTVPLQLVGQDWTPMHLLQSQSHPTSLKLLIEAEGEQLLLTLRKNQGLFASNYKETHYLHDGTAVADSHNSLAHCYYHGEVEHDPDSDVSMSTCDATLKGLISVDGKSYVVEPAARGAHGTHWIYATQHLRLASGTCGHHFNVFEPGPPPDRDPFKSFSTRHKRHIQTTTKYVELIIVADNREFQKHGKDVEKVKQRLAEIANYVDKFYRALNIRVALVGLEVWSDVDKCPVTQDPFTTLHEFLDWRKVKLLPGKPHDNAQLISGVYFQGTTIGMAPIMSMCTAEQSGGIVMDHSDNPLGAAVTLAHELGHNFGMNHDTPERGCGCRATAERGGCIMTPSTGYPFPTVFSSCSKKDLAASLEKGVGMCLFNMPEVKVLYGGQKCGNSYVEEGEQCDCGEVEECTNPCCNATTCTLKGDATCAHGQCCHDCQLKPAGTPCRESGNSCDLPEFCTGDGPHCPANVYLHDGHACSGVDGYCYNGVCQTHEQQCVTLWGQGAKAAPGICFERVNSAGDPYGNCGKDAKGSFAKCDARDAQCGKVQCQGGANRPVIGTNAVSIETNIPLQEGGRILCRGTHVYLGDDMPDPGLVLTGTKCGDGMMCLNRRCQNVSVFGVHECGAKCNRRGVCNNNKNCHCEAHHAPPFCDSPGFGGSVDSGPVRLADGVHVTAGVLAVLLTVVGAAAVVCIKRKSLQRVLSTAKKDPPDKFRSVSASTGAASTPKRHQPTSVASPSRPAPPLPHSATIFKAQLPPPPYPSHSLRRLPRCQPLSLSVSLAAAPTTPPHPHPHVRVALARRTAVAFRGAAPLNACRKWSGPAPPRSLCPRTLGPLTPHPDPCVPTLQKVWPCSPPRCPSPAWFPTSNTADDDVARGDGGIVCTMVTFKMAALTRLLGATSSGEHVFFYDKCLIHPTCSKNCPVSSLSVCLFIFGALFL